A region of Ovis canadensis isolate MfBH-ARS-UI-01 breed Bighorn chromosome 19, ARS-UI_OviCan_v2, whole genome shotgun sequence DNA encodes the following proteins:
- the LOC138424825 gene encoding LOW QUALITY PROTEIN: NADH dehydrogenase [ubiquinone] 1 beta subcomplex subunit 11, mitochondrial (The sequence of the model RefSeq protein was modified relative to this genomic sequence to represent the inferred CDS: inserted 1 base in 1 codon; substituted 2 bases at 2 genomic stop codons) has protein sequence MAAGMLGLCGHRLLAVVVTQGLPAAHVHWESSSSRAVIVPSTLAGKRPSEPTLRWQEDPEPEDKNLYENNPDXHGYDKDPAVDVWNMQVVVFXFTIILVLGSTFVAYLSDCRMQERARLEAERLVKYXEAHGLPIMESNCFDPSKIQLPEDED, from the exons ATGGCAGCTGGGATGTTGGGCTTGTGCGGCCACCGCCTTTTGGCAGTAGTGGTGACACAAGGGCTCCCAGCTGCCCATGTTCACTGGGAATCCAGCTCCTCCAGGGCTGTGATTGTCCCGTCCACTCTGGCGGGAAAGCGGCCATCAGAACCGACTTTACGCTGGCAGGAGGACCCAGAACCCGAGGACAAAAACCTCTATGAGAACAACCCAG TCCACGGTTATGACAAGGACCCTGCTGTGGACGTCTGGAACATGCAGGTTGTCGTCTTCTGATTCACCATCATCTTGGTCCTTGGCAGCACCTTTGTGGCTTATCTGTCTGACTGCAGGATGCAGGAGAGGGCCCGCCTGGAAGCTGAGAGGCTTGTGAAATACTGAGAGGCCCATGGCCTCCCCATCATGGAATCCAACTGCTTTGACCCCAGCAAGATCCAGCTGCCAGAGGATGAGGACTAA